The Macrobrachium rosenbergii isolate ZJJX-2024 chromosome 20, ASM4041242v1, whole genome shotgun sequence region CACAGTGACTAAATGTACTCAATCAACCACATTTTCACCGGTTCCATCAAAACTatccactctcactctgacaagcttcagactgtcaggaagcttttcagagcgaaaggcttttcGAGATCAGCTGTGGAGGCAATTGCAAGGTGTAGAATGAACAAATGTAAGTATACAAGAATCGTGCTCTaagtgtagaataaaaaaaatttttcccttcaaCAACATTGATACTTGCTTATAACAGATATAGGCATTTGCTTCACCAACATATTCTTATAAATACAGTTATTGTTTAGCAAGAATACCATATaactaatttacattttttgtattgtttgctACTTTGTAAAATGTTCTCTTTTACTCTTCCCATTTTTCTGTTCTCAGACTTCTCCCATTCTTATCAGAAAGTTGCTTAGCCTCAtaggtcattcttttttttcaggcATCATAGGAGCTGGGAATTGTTTTTAATGTGTCTTCAAAATCACTTGTTACAAGAAAAGCAATTTTAGCCATGGAGCAACTGAAAGTTGATGATCCTCTTGGGATTTCTCTCACAGAGCCATCTCTGGATGAAGAGGGAGACACTCCAGGTACTGCATCATCGAGTTTTGAAAGGACTTTTGAGTGTCCTAACTGTGGGAAGAGTTTTGCTTATAGGAAACGTTTCATCATCCACATGGAACAGTGTGCTGGTAAAATAGCTGATGCCAAGCAAAGTACTAAAGTTCATAAAAAACCCTTGTCTGTTAGTTCAAAAGAAAAGACAGATGAATTTAAGTGTCCTATGTGTGATAAAGTATTTAACCAAAAGGCTGATCTTAATTGCCATTTAACTTCTCACTCTCAGGATAAGCCATATGAATGTATTGAATGTGGGAGGAGATTTAGCAGGAAAGAGTATCTGATAAGACATATACCCATACATTCTTGTGAAAAAGTGTATACCTGTCCAATATGTAATTACCAGGTCAGCCGACCAGATCGATACAAACTGCACATGAAATCTCATGGCGTTTCTAATCCCTTCAAGTGTTCTTTGTGTGGACAAGGGTTTCCAGGTCTTAAAGGGTTAAATAAGCACCTCAATAGTCACAACAGCAGTGCTTTAGACCCAGGAGCTAACACTTCTTCATATCAGGGTGTGGGCCTTTGCACCTTTAATTGTGTTGAATGtggaattacttttgaaaaagctgaaaaatacaaGCAGCATATGTTAAAACATGGTGTTGAAGAACCATACGAGTGTTCATTGTGTGGTGACAGTTTTGCAAGTAAACTTCATctgaacagacatttaagtaatcaTAACAGTGTATTGCAAGCCAGAGCAGAAGTTTCCCAGAAGTGCATGAGTAAAGTGAATGAAGTGAGTGAAACTATTGAATTATCAAACCACATGAATGTTAATCCATACAAAAAGTTTACAGGTGTTAATCAGACTAAAGCTGTGTCTAAAGCTAATATGAGGGACAGCTTTAATTCAAGTAATTCGGATATAATGAATCTTGAGAGTGGCGATTCTTCATCTGTTTCAGAAGTCAGTAAAATGACTCCCACAGGTTCTCTTTACACTAAGGTGTTTCCTGACTCAAGTAGTAAATCTAGGAATGAAATCAAAGTGTCAAATAATGAAGTTGCACCAAATAATAAAGTTAGGGTTTCAGAACCAGAATCTGATCACAGTCCTGGGTATAATTGCACTCTTTGTAGGCTTCAGTTTTCTAGTAAGATAGATTACTTGGAACATATGAAAGTACAGCATAATAAGTTGTATGCTTGTCAAAAGTGTGGGAAATCTTACACACGTAAGAGTAATTTAAAGAAGCACCCCTGTGGAGACAGACGTTCTCGAGGTTCGTTTGAGTGTACAACATGTGGGATATCGTTTCCTAGTGTTAAGGAACTTGATGACCACATAATCTCACATATCTCAGGTACATCTGAACCAGCTCCTTTAAAAGATGAGTTTGAAGTTAATAATGCTAATGCTTCCAACCTTTGTTCGGGAGGAAGTTCACAGTATATCAACACAGATATATCAGTAACTCCAGatctaccaaagaaaaaaaagaagctgaaacacaaaattattaaatcaatGTTTGAGAGGGGTGGTGATGTTACATATGAGCAAAATGAGATTTTTGTGGATGATCAAATAGCATCTTATTTGACTGAAGGTATTCAgttagtaaagaaaaagaaaaaactgaagaacaGTAGTAACCCCTCTGAACCAGATAGTCCAAGTGACCAAGTGCCCATGAAAAAGATGAAGCCCAAACCAAAATCTCCACTGCAGGTGTTAGATATGATTGAGAGTGAACTTTCTAAATTTCAGAGTAATCTTGGTATCCCAAATGCAAATAAGCTAGAACAGGAGAAGTCTGcatcagaatatgaaaaattgGTATTGTTTGAATATATGACCATGAATCCTGTTTTGCCAGAAGTTGATCACTCAGTTCAAGATACTATATATGATGTTGTTCAGGTAAATGACCAATTGAGTATGAAATTCTTTATGTAAGTCATCAGATGAAACTGAAAGGTactacagtccaacctcttaaatctggCATTCCTCAGTCGGTGAACTCCCATTAACTGGGATGATTTTGAATCAGctgccattagttcttgagcGGCTATGAGGGTGGCGCCACACAtttcatttttggattttttggatttcagaactgaagcttgccataaatatacaaacacagtttatttccaacaaaaacattctgtgaaacttgaaaacatacagcatacaaaagaaccgtaatttgtgtatacagtacatgcgTGTATCATCCGAACTCGTGTATCACgtgatcattaaaattttgtccatAAACATGGTTTCATCATACTATATGTACATCGTATATTAGTGCGATAtgtattttaagtatattataCCAGGCTAGGCTTTACATatatgcctgtctcagttttggtagataccactgataatgcataggctattatatctgagttagcttttaactaagaAATAGGCTTAGAAGCAAAATTCATTACGTTAAATGTGAATCTTCCTGCATTAAATCATGCTTACCAGCCTTGcgacttgtctaagaattcattactatatcttataattaacaaccacttactactgtGTCTAAAATACAACCATAAACAGCGGCAAATATAGACATAAACAATCTAATCAAGAAAACCGTTTGCTGGTGTCAGTTACCGTAACTAAAACAATCTAATCAAGAAAACCGTTTGCTGGTGTCAGTTACCGTAACTAAGACAAGTTTATTAAGGGTTGTGTTACAGTTGTCGACTTGTTAAAATTTGCTTACAGTGatgacttccataaataaaaattaaataaatcttcatGCAAAGGAGAGGGAAGTGTTTTGAAAGTCTGTCACTAAATTTACGGTTGTACCCGTGGCTAAAGAAACAAATAGtgtgcaggccacaaaacattttggaagaagCAAAAGCAACATCCTGGcgaaatcacacctttacttcattcAGCTTACGACATTTATAATGTTGCATTTTTACACACAGtgttgacaattaaaaaaaaatgtttctctgaaatgcatttcatttagcaaTTAATGGGTATGATGATGTCAGTATAACGcattcagctgatgattttaagaatgtaaacattatcagAATGCAACTGGCGCCTGAAcgctatgttcataaattataatacatatgatatgataatatggcaataatgcatgaaatattaCTGCATACAGCgtgtaaaacaagttttattaaaataatcattCTCAATACAACTGATATTTggattttgcaaatggatatctcggtgtaacAACCTTTGcaggatcgagagagagagagagagtctctctctctctctctctctctctctctctctctctctctctctctctctctctctctctctctctctctcatgcaggtttgaagaaacaaaagcagcagatttttaggtttctgctgaaaacaaaagccagaatGTCTTAAATGCCGGAAAACATTGAAAGGTGCCAGATCAGAACTCGACAGTGATTGTTTTAAAGTGGTTTAAGCTACTTATGGAACAGgccagaattttcttaaggaactaaacctaacgAATGactgattattcataagctttgttctacttttgataacatagcaatatatatgtggaatgagctggctGCAAGACTTTGTTTACATGGGGGGTGttttaggggtgatttctgtcatccGGGACTTTCTGTGGTTTGGCAGTTGCCTGGTCCCAAGGGAACCAGTttaaagaggttggactgtatttGACAAGAATATAATGATCAGATCttatgtacagtattgtataaGACATTAGATTAGATTGGTCTGGAAATTATAATCTAGACATAAAATTAATAtgcagtaaattaataaatatattgtttgtgttcTTAGAACTGAAATAATAGCCATTTGAATGTTACCATAACACTTGCTTATATGCTTTAAAGGTGGTAAACGATAATGtattactttcattatatttcttagtTTAAATAATTCTGCTAGTCAGTTATTAAAGTGAAAGCACTTTAGAATGTTAGTCCTCTTCAGTTGATTTCAAGCACTTGAAATGTTTTGACATTGTACTAAATAGTTATTCTGTAAAATGTTTGCACAGTCAGTCATTGTTTTCTGTATGTTCCATTTTGCACCTGAAGATTGATGCATGTCATTTATGAATTGAAGCTACCTGGCTAATGAACTCAAATTGGTAGCAGTTGTTTGAGAATTGGCTTCCGGTGACCAAAAGTGCTATTTACCATGATTCTTACTTGCTTCTGTTTTGTCAGGTttcctccattaaaaaaaatgttcttgttcATCTCGTATTAATGTTGGGTATTAGATATTATGTGTTGAGAGGGTTTCTTCCATTTATCTTCCTTTTTGCTCTCTGAGTAAATACTGTCATTCTTATTTCAAACAAGCAAGAATATTGgatttatgcataatttttatgCGCTATTGGGACAAAACATTGCATCTAAGAAACTTCTTGCCAAAAGAAAGTAGACAATAAAgtgaaattagtaaaatatatcatttatatgtattgtaGTTGCCCAGatatgactaaaagaaagtagaCAACAAAgtgaaattagtaaaatatatcatttgcatgtacagtacaggtgtaaatagaaaaattgctCAAGTTTATATAATTCTCCTAGCAATATGTAGACCTACAGTGCTCTTTTCATCCAAGTGTAATGCAGAGAACTTAGAAATTAAAGAGCCCTTATGGTAGACACTGAAAAATTGGAAAGACCTTATGGTAGACATTTAAAAACTGGAGAGCCatcattgtatatacatatactggagAGCCCTCATGATAGATGCATTTAAAAGTATCTCGATTCAGAAACTTCATTTTACTGCTTACCTCATTCAGAGTCTACAGCTGAGAAGATTAATGCCCTTTTAAACTCAGTTTTTCAGGACTCGACAGCTCCTAAGGGGAGATTAGAGTTTTCTCCAACCCCTCCCACTGAGACTTCAGTTGGTAGTTCCAGATGGGGTTTTTTCTTGTGCCCTTGCAAGCTGTAAGGCACTTCATGAAGGACCGAGGCTCTTAGTTTGGAGTACTGGCTCATCTTCTCTTCATCTTAGGAGGTGTCCAGGAACATCCTTCCTTCTCTGACCTTGTAAGGTACCCAACAAGTTAATGACTTCTAAGGAAGACATTACCCACTAAACTCATCTGCGGATACACAAAGTCAAGGCTTAGGACTGGCCTTAGCCTTTTCAGATGAACTTTGCTGTACAGTACTTCTGGGCAATGAGGGTTAGTGTCTAGGTTGTATACTTCCCTTTCCTCATTCTAGCTGAGGGATGTCGTTCTTAGGGCCCTAGATATTTCTATGGGCCTGTGGTGGTTGTTCAAGTTTGTGTAGACGCCCAGCTTCTCATGGACAAGGCAAGTATCTCACCCGATTACTTTAGCTTAGTACTGTAGTAACTTGGAGATATGAATACAATGACTGAAGTCTCTTCCCTAATTCCATTCTGGATCAGCATCTAGGCCAAAGTATAGTTGGGTCAGGTTAGATACAGGTACCTTTACTCTGAGGTCCTCATCCTTAGCTTAGTGTATAAGATGTCTCCCTCCattcttcctttcaaaagggaggtGGTGCTTAGACAGAGCTACTTAGGTCTGAACAGAAGTAGCTGTCTTCAGTCTTGAATTACCATTCAAAGGATTTCATGGATCGccagtgtttttcctttcttaataCCCTCCCTCATGCAGGGTATCCAGCCCAGGGACCTACTGCTCTGGTCAACCTTCTCCAGAATGGTAGGAAATTACAGGAATCATGACATCCCCTACTTGTATGCACAACTGGGAGCATGACATTTCTGGGTGGTGTTTAACTCAGTCAGTTAATAGGGACTCACTCCCACCTAATGAGCAGGAACTAATAACAAGTTTTGAAAGTAATgttcagtaatttgtatttttccttggcATGCAAACCAGAGTTGTTTAAATACCTAAACCCACCTTAACCACCCCATTTGGTTCATGCAGCTGAATGAAAAGTGGCTGTTGTCGGTAGGTGAGTGAGAGGTATTCctccatttattccccttgatcACCAATTAACTACCATATTAAAAAGTAACAACTGATCCCAGCTGGCACTGAAGGATAAAAACTCCTTTtcatatgtagatatacatattactgtattttaaatttttttatttttccttcttcccttgAGAATACAGATCAACAAAGTTATGTTATCCAGATGTTCCAGTTAATCATAATTTCTTTGTTGTATCCCAGCAGAATTACTTGTTAGCTGTTTTGCTGCAGTTGGCACCATCTTAGCTCCAGCTACCTAACTTTCATACTTGGAAGTTATTCAGAGATTCCTGCTGCAACAAGGAATTTCTAGTAGTTGCAGACAGGGCTTCCAGACTTTGCATACAATTGATAATGGATTTGTACCAGGTTCTATGAAAGAGCTGTCTTTCCATTCTCTACCATTGTGCTTAGCCTAACAAACTTCTTTGTCTTCCTGTGAGAAAAGAAGGAATTCTTATGTATCCGTTATTTAAAGGCAATGTTTGGTATTCTCAGGAACTGCCTCAACTTGGAGGACATCTGAGATTCTTATGAGTGAGATATTTTGTCTTGCATTTAGGCTTTCCAAGTTGGATCTAGCTTCATTACTTGAGGAGCCCTCTGTGGGAACATTACAGAGTCAaaagtcatttttttcttcacaacCCCAGCACACATCTGTCCAAAATGTGAACGTCCCCAGACATGGCACTCTTTTGCTTAGCAGAAAGATTAGTAGTAGTGTGGTACATGTGCAAACTGGTACCTCAAGGTACATATCAATCAGTTGCCTCACTTTTTGTGTGCAGAGGCGTTAACTGCTGAGCCGAATTCCCAGATTGCTTACCTTACTGCAGGATTACCATTATTCATTGCAATTCCCAACACATTACcgattctttttaatttcattttttactatcttttctttttcttttatttacattcataagtaatagaaatttgatttttcctttgccAGCCTCTGTCTTatgaggtcctttatttctcacactgttggactgtggaatagcctcccagaggatatcgtgcaactggaacttcataagttcaagcaaagatgcagtgcattactaccctaatactattcttgaattttaatacatttttatgtatttaaatttactttttcttttttaataagtgggatctctgctttatttatttccctttacctcttctgaTATCTTCCTaatgatgaacaccatattctttgaaggttgaatttcaagtcaatggcccctgtgggcttgttccatatgaataggtttcatctgaataataataatcagtggcCTCACAGGTAGCAGttgcacatttatttttctaaggacgcttccttgaaTCTGTTAGCagtattgctttgtttttcagaTGATTTTTATGGGTGTTTGTATTGTTATGGGTTTCGTTATTCCGGTTCAGTGCTTTAGATTGTccatacttttttgttttgtattttaatatttttggcattttcttAATTCTAACCTTAATTTTGTACTGTACCATATTATGGATTATTTTTCTGGGTTTTACTTCTCTAGCATTAACAAATATGTAGGCATACTATCCATAATGGTTTTCTGATACAGTAGTATGCTTTATTCTGTTGATTTTGCGGTGAAGAGCTAATTGTTTATACTCATCTTTTATAATCCTATTATTGGCattttgataaaatatgcaaCCTTTTGTGTATGTCATATAGGTTATTGGTACAGTATTTCCACTATGTCATATAGGTTATTGGTACAGTATTTCCACTATGTGATTTTGGTATTACATTGTGTTCTGCAGATTGTGCATTGTGTTTTGTAATTGCTAACCTTTCtttaatttgtaatatttgtCAGTAAACATGTAAAGGGTTGCCAGGTAAGCCATGCCATACATTCATGTCAGCTCTAAACAGGGACTTGCATCTGTTGTGTAGCAGCTGCCAGGACATGCGCGCTTTCATGACCTTACCTAGTAAGCTGGCTACGACAGTCACTTGCACAGTGATTGCTGTACTTCAAGAGAAGGATGTACTAGGTAATATGGGCCGGGAGTCTGCTGCTACATGCTCAGCTCATCTTCTTATTAGTCCTCAGCTTCACTCTTCAGATTGGCAGCATGGTCTTCCTCCTCCTTGATAGCTGGAATGGGATGCTCATCTTCAGATGATGTTGCAGTTGACTGGATAAATGTAGCCTGGTCCAGTGCTAGCCAACCCACCTGCTTGTCAGTCACTGTATCCACTGCCCAACCAGTAGGCCTTTCCTTTGCTGTGAACAACTCTCTTTGTTCCCAGACATTATTAAGCAGCAAATAAGAGGAATCAACTTAGGTTTAACTGCTTCACAGCCACCACTGCAGCCCAGGTCTCCACCACCTGACAGGCTTGAGGATATCCCACCCCTAGGGCCCACTTGATGATATTCTCCTTCTCCAGATGGGCTATCCCTGGTTATGAAATTGGCATAGGTGCTTAGCCAACCACTTTGTGGGATTCTCAAGGACTGACATGCTTCTTGACCCCCTTTATCATTTGTTGTTGGTTCTTCCTGTGAGAAAAGTTCTACCTGCAATGCACACTGCTATTGGGACTGTCCTTGCAGAAACCACCTGGACCATCCAAGGACGTCTCTTCAGCTTCATCCTTGAATACAACTACAACCAAGTAGTTGGACTGCTACTACAGTTGAAGGACATGACTGCAACTGGTCAGATGACTCCTCAAGCAAGATTACAGAAAGTGATTTACAGGTTAAAGACAAAATATACTGTGAGCACATGGGCATCTGCCCTAAGGACTCCAAGACTACCATTTACGAGAGTAGGTAGCTGACTGCAGTCATTCAGCACCTCAGGAAAGgcaaccttcttcatatttggcAGTTCATAACCACGGGATCTTGGAGGAGAGCAACTCGATCTCCAGCTCTTCTTCTAGACAAGACTGTTCAGAGTTCAAAAGCACAAAAGGAAAACACTTCTTGGTGTTGATGAATGCCAACATGACTATCTGTAGTGGTGTACATCAAGGGGGGGGGTGTGACAGTCTCCCTTCATTTCTGCCAGTTGGCAAGCTGCCAGCCAGGGACATGCTGGCAAGAGGGGATGTTTTGGCAGACCAACTCAGCCACCTGGGGCAGTTATTAGGGGCAGATTGGTCCTTGTTATTTCATGTGGCAAAAAGGCTTGGATTGAGATCTCATACTCAAGGCTATTTTCTGCTAGCCTTTGCCTTGGTGAAGTGTGATACAAGTTGCAGGGCTTTTTTATGTTGTCCAGCTCTCAGAAGGTTGAGAATCCCTTTTGTTCTTATGTGTTCCTGAGTTTGTGGCAAAAACTCAGAAGTCATCAGTTTTTGATGAGAGATTTGAGAACTGTTTAGTTCCTACCCTTCCTCCAAAACTGTCAGTGGGA contains the following coding sequences:
- the LOC136849086 gene encoding zinc finger protein 84-like, with translation MEQLKVDDPLGISLTEPSLDEEGDTPGTASSSFERTFECPNCGKSFAYRKRFIIHMEQCAGKIADAKQSTKVHKKPLSVSSKEKTDEFKCPMCDKVFNQKADLNCHLTSHSQDKPYECIECGRRFSRKEYLIRHIPIHSCEKVYTCPICNYQVSRPDRYKLHMKSHGVSNPFKCSLCGQGFPGLKGLNKHLNSHNSSALDPGANTSSYQGVGLCTFNCVECGITFEKAEKYKQHMLKHGVEEPYECSLCGDSFASKLHLNRHLSNHNSVLQARAEVSQKCMSKVNEVSETIELSNHMNVNPYKKFTGVNQTKAVSKANMRDSFNSSNSDIMNLESGDSSSVSEVSKMTPTGSLYTKVFPDSSSKSRNEIKVSNNEVAPNNKVRVSEPESDHSPGYNCTLCRLQFSSKIDYLEHMKVQHNKLYACQKCGKSYTRKSNLKKHPCGDRRSRGSFECTTCGISFPSVKELDDHIISHISGTSEPAPLKDEFEVNNANASNLCSGGSSQYINTDISVTPDLPKKKKKLKHKIIKSMFERGGDVTYEQNEIFVDDQIASYLTEGIQLVKKKKKLKNSSNPSEPDSPSDQVPMKKMKPKPKSPLQVLDMIESELSKFQSNLGIPNANKLEQEKSASEYEKLVLFEYMTMNPVLPEVDHSVQDTIYDVVQVNDQLSMKFFM